AAAAACTGGCTTTCGGGCGTGTTTGGTAGCGATTGGAAGAAAATGGATCGGGCCGGAGTGAAATTTTTGTTAAAAAAATCTCCGCCAATCCAAAATACGCCCGCGCTTAATATTAGGCGGTGGATTTAGGAATCAAATCAATGCTTGCAATTTAGAAAAAAGGCTATATATTACCTTGATTATTAAAACAGGTTGACCCGACCGGCAAATACAGGTCGGGTCTTTTTATGGCGACAGATAGGCTCAGGTTTGCGGGACGAGTCGGCTGTTGGCCGGCAATAGATGCATTCCCTGAAAAGGGGTGCAGGCCATTGGACTTGTCAAACTACAAACAGGAGCACTATCATGACCAACGAATTTGGTTCTATCGGTCTGCGCCCGGAATTGGTGCAGACCCTGATCGAGAAGGGCTACACCGCCCCCACCCCCATCCAGTCCGAACTTATTCCGGCCCTGCTGGCCGGGCGCGATGTCATCGGCCAATCCCAAACCGGTTCCGGCAAAACAGCGGCCTTTGGCCTGCCTATTTTACAGACCCTTCAAGCGGGTAAGCGCCATGTGCAGGGTCTGATCATGGCCCCCACGCGCGAACTGGCCGTTCAAGTGGCCGAGGCCATGGCCCAATACGGCCGCGGGGTCGGGGTCAGGGTACTGGCCGTCTATGGCGGCCAGCCGTACATTACCCAGATCAGCCGCCTTAAAAAAGGGGTCGATGTGGTGGTGGGCACCCCCGGCCGCCTGCTGGACCTGATTCAGCGCAAATCGTTGGATCTGCAGCACGTTTCCACCGTGGTGCTGGATGAAGCCGACGAGATGCTCAGCATGGGTTTTATCGCGGATATCGAGGCTATTTTGGAAGCGACGCCCGACGCGCGCCAGACCGCACTTTTTTCCGCCACCATGCCCAAACCGATTCTGCACCTGGCCAAGCGCTACCTGCGCAACCCCCACTCCTTTACCATGGGACATCAAAAACTGACCGTGGCCACTGTGGAGCAGCGCTACTATCTCATCAATGAATCGGATCGATTGGCCGCCCTCACCCGTCTCTTCGAGGCTGAACCCATTGTCAGCGCCCTGGTATTCGCCCGCACCCGGTTATCCACCGCTGAATTGGCCACTGAATTGGCAAACCGGGGTTTCCAGGCCGAAGTGCTCAACGGCGACCTGGGCCAGGAGGCCCGGGAACGCGTCCTGCAGCGATTCCGCAACAACCAGATCAAAGTGCTGGTGGCCACCGATGTGGCCGCCCGGGGTCTGGATATCGACCATGTCAGCCATGTCTTTAATTATGACATGCCCCAGGATCACGAATTGTATGTGCATCGCATCGGACGCACGGGCAGGGCCGGCAAATCGGGCATCGCCATCTCCCTTCTTACGCCCAAAGAGCGCTGGTTCCTGCGTAAAATTGAAACCTACACCAAACAAAAAATGACCCTTGCGACCCTGCCCACTGAAGCGGACATTCAACTTCAAAGAGACAATCGACTCGTCGAACAGATGATGGTCTGGCTGCGGCGCGGCCGATGCCAGCGCGAACGGGACATGGTGGCCAAGTTGACCGAACAGGGCCACGATGTGATCGAGGTAGCGGCCGCAGCCCTGAAACTGGTGCGCGCCGAAGAACAGCAGCGCCCGATTGCACCCATCGCCGAATTGCGCGAAGATCGCCCCAGGCAGGTTAAACCGGCAGCTAAACGCCGGAATCAGAGCAATGAGAAAGCGGCCGGACGCACGTCCCATGAAATGGGAATGGTGCGCCTGGCCCTTAGGACCGGAAAGGCAGACGGTCTTAATGTCGGCCACATCGTGGGCAGTCTCTCTCATCATG
This Desulfobacterales bacterium DNA region includes the following protein-coding sequences:
- a CDS encoding DEAD/DEAH box helicase, giving the protein MTNEFGSIGLRPELVQTLIEKGYTAPTPIQSELIPALLAGRDVIGQSQTGSGKTAAFGLPILQTLQAGKRHVQGLIMAPTRELAVQVAEAMAQYGRGVGVRVLAVYGGQPYITQISRLKKGVDVVVGTPGRLLDLIQRKSLDLQHVSTVVLDEADEMLSMGFIADIEAILEATPDARQTALFSATMPKPILHLAKRYLRNPHSFTMGHQKLTVATVEQRYYLINESDRLAALTRLFEAEPIVSALVFARTRLSTAELATELANRGFQAEVLNGDLGQEARERVLQRFRNNQIKVLVATDVAARGLDIDHVSHVFNYDMPQDHELYVHRIGRTGRAGKSGIAISLLTPKERWFLRKIETYTKQKMTLATLPTEADIQLQRDNRLVEQMMVWLRRGRCQRERDMVAKLTEQGHDVIEVAAAALKLVRAEEQQRPIAPIAELREDRPRQVKPAAKRRNQSNEKAAGRTSHEMGMVRLALRTGKADGLNVGHIVGSLSHHADIPGRCIGKVSIQHHTTFVDVPEDVVGLLLAKKASYRIGRRQIDIQRA